The nucleotide sequence CAAGTCCGGCGTCGCGGTGCGCAGATCCGCCATCTGCTGGACCGCGAGTGCAGGATCGTCATTACAGAAGGTCGGCGAGCCCGCGACCTCGACCCACTTCGAGCCCTTGAGCGCCTCGCGCACGCCATCGACGCGCTCGGCGAGGTTCTTGGCGCCGGGACCACCGGAGACGACGGCATACTTGCCGCCCTCGGGCTTGAGCTGCAGCAATTGCTTGCCGAGCGCGAGGCCGAAGTCCTTGTTGTTGGTGCCGATATAGGCGATGCGCTTGGAGCCCGGCGCATCCGCATCGAAGGTGATGACGGGAATGCCGGCTGCGGTTGCCGCCTCGATCGACTTGGTCATCGCCGCGACATCCGCAACCGAGATCGCAAGACCATCCACCTTCTGCGTGACAAAGTCCTGGATGATCTGCGCCTGCGAGGCCGGCTCATGCTCGACCGGACCCTTGTAAATGCATTCGACGTTGCCAAGCTCCTTGGCGCGCTTCAGGCAGCCGTCGCGCGCCACGTCGAAGAACGGATTGTTCATCGCCTTGGGCACGATCACGAACTTGTAGGTCTGGGCGAATGCCGGGGTCGCCATCATCGCGATGGCCATCCCGGCGAGAAGTATCTTCCTCATTGGTTCCCTCCACACTTTTGTGCCTATCCTTTTGAATTGAATGCTTCAGAAGGCGGATAGACGGCGCGTTCGTTGCCCTCCCGAAGTAACCTCAATTGATGCGTGAGCGTATGCGGTCGACCAGCACGGCCAGGATGATGATCACGCCCACGAGCGTCTGCTGCCAGTAGGAGCTGACCTGCGCGAGCACGAGGCCGTTGCGGATCACTTCGAGCAGCACGCAGCCGACGATGGCCCCAAGCGGGCCGCCGACGCCACCCGCGAGATTGGCGCCGCCGATGACCGCCGCTGCGATCACGTTGAGCTCGTAGGATGTCGCCATGTTCGCGGGCGCGGACCCCAGCCAGCCCGAGACGATGATGCCCTGTAGCCCTGCGGCCAGCGCGCAGATCACGTAGACTTCGATCTTGACCCGCACGACCGGGATGCCGGTCAACTCCGCCGCCTTCTCGTTGCCGCCGAGCGCGAAGACGTGACGGCCGAAGCTCGTGTGATGCAGCACGATCGCCATTACCGCCGCGAGGATTACGAGATAGATGAACGGCGCCGGTACGCCGAACAGATCGCCCGAGGTCAGCGCGTAGAAATAGTCGGCGTCCGGTCCGCCCGGAAAGCTGCCGCGCCCGTTGGAGACGACATAGCCGAGACCGCGGACGATCGAGAGCATGCCGAGCGTGGTGACGAAAGGCGACAGCCCGAGCACAGCGATGCAGAAGCCGTTGACTAGGCCGACGATCAGCGCGGTGACAAGTCCCGCCAAGATCGAGACAAGCAGAATCAGCCCCGGTAGGTTGGCGACCACAGTCTTGCCGTCCGCGGCCAGATGCACGAACAGTGACGCGCCGGGCATGCCCGGCGTCGACAGGCCCGACATCACCATGGACGTGATCATGGCGGAGAAGCACATCATCGATCCCACCGAGAGATCGATGCCGCCGGTGATGATCACGAAGGTGACGCCGAGGGTGGCGATGGCGATGAAGGAAAAGTTCTTCGCCACATTCTGCATGTTGCCCTGCGTGAAGAAGTAGGGGCTGGCAAAATGCATCGCGATCAGCAGCCCCATGAGCGCCAGCAGAACGTAACCGGTCTGGGACGCGAAGAGGCCGCGCTGCCACCATCTGATACGGCCGACATTGGTGAAGGAGATCGGGGATTCCAGGGGCATAGCCATCACGCAGCCTCCTTTGCGCCGGTGATCAGGGCGGTGACTTCCTCGGGACTGGTATCGCGGATCGACTTATCCGCCCGCTTCTCGCCGCGGCGCATGACGACGACGCGGTCGCAGACCGCGAAGACGTCGGGCATGCGGTGGGAGATCAGCATGACGGCCACGCCCTGCTCTTTCAGCCGATGGATCAGGCCCAGGACCTGCTCGACCTGGCGGACCGAGATCGCCGCAGTCGGCTCGTCCATCATCACGAGCTTGGCGTTCGACAGGCGGGTGCGTGCGATCGCAACCGCCTGGCGCTGACCGCCGGACATCTGCTTGACGAGATCATGCGGTCTCGTCTCGGAGCGCAACTCGCCGAACAGCTCCAGCGCGCGCGTCGCCATCGCATTGTGATCGAGGAAGGCGAACGGACCGAACTTGCGCTTGAGCTCGCGGCCGAGGAAGACGTTGTCCGCCGCCGTGAGATTGTCGGCAAGCGCGAGGTCCTGATAGACGACCTCGATCCCGACCGCGCGGGCATCGATGGGACGGTGGAAATGCACCGCGTTGCCGTCGAAGCGGACCTCGCCGTGGGTGGGGCGGAAATTGCCGGCGATGATCTTCACGAGCGTCGACTTGCCCGCGCCGTTGTCGCCCATCAGGCCGACTACCTCGCCGGGGAAGACCTGCATGTCGACGCCATGCAGCGCGCGGATCGCGCCGAACTCCTTGCCGATCCCTGTCAATTCCAGAACCGGTTGCCCGGCTACACCTGCGGTTTCCATGCTCGGCCTCGCTCAGACATACCGGTTGACTAGTGATTCCAGATATTCCTGACGGCCCGAACGTGGCTGCGGGTCGAACCCGGATGCCAGCGCGCGGTCGGCGAGATCGGCAAGCGAACGCTGGCCAGCGAGGATCGCGCGTCCCTCGGCATCAGCCCATCCGGCGTAACGTTCCGCAAGCGGCGTGGTCAGCGCCTCGTCATCGAGCATGTCGGCGGCGGCAAGAAACGCCCGCGCGCAGGTGTCCATCGAGCCGACATGGGCGTGGATCAGATCGTCCGGATCGATCGATTGCCGTCTGATCTTGGCGTCGAAATTGAGACCGCCCGTCGTGAAGCCGCCGGCCTTCAAGATGTCGTGGAACGCCAGCGCCAACTCCGGCACGTTCATCGCGAACTGGTCGGTGTCCCAGCCGAGCAGATCGTCGCCGCGGTTGATGTCGAGCGAGCCGAACACGCCGAGCGCCTGGGCCAGCGCGATCTCGTGCTGGAACGAATGGCCGGCAAGGATGGCGTGGTTCTGTTCGATGTTGAGCTTGACGTCTTTCAGAAGGTCATAGCGCTGGAGGAACCCGTAGCACGTGGCGACGTCGAAATCATATTGATGCTTGGTCGGCTCCTTCGGCTTCGGCTCGATCAGGATCGGTCCCCTGAAACCGATCTTGTGCTTGTGCTCGACGACCAGCGAGACGAAGCGGCCGAGCTGGTCGAGCTCGCGCTTGATGTCGGTGTTGAGCAGCGTCTCGTAGCCTTCGCGTCCGCCCCAGAGCACATAGTTCTGCCCGCCCAAACGGTGAGTCACCTCGAGCGCGGCCCGTACCTGGCCGGCGGCATAGGTGAAAATGTCCGGATCCGGATTGGTCGCGGCGCCGGCCATGTAGCGGCGATGCGTGAACAGATTGGCCGTACCCCAGAGTAGACGCACCTTGGAAGACGCTATCTTCTGTTCGAAGAGATCGGCAACGGCGTTGAGGTTGGCGACCGATTCGGCGAGCGAGGCGCCTTCCGGCGCCGCATCGACGTCGTGGAAGGTGAAGAAGGGCACATCGAGCAGGCGGAACAGTTCGAAGGCGATATCGGCCTTGGCGCGCGCCAGCGCCATCGCATCCGTCCCATGGTGCCAGGGCCGCAGGAATGTCTCGCCGCCGAACGGATCGCCGCCGGGCCAGCAGAACGAATGCCAATAGCAGACCGCGAAACGCAAATGATCCTCGAGCCGCCGTCCGCGCACGACGCGATCCTTGTCGTACCAACGGAAGGCGAGCGGGCTTTTGGCGTCCTTGCCGCCATAGGCGACCGGCGTGGCCGGCCCGAAGAATTTGGGTGACGCGTTCACAGGGAAAACTCCTTCAGCGCGGGATATAGCTTTCGCCACTGGTGATAGGCTTCATCGTAGGCGGCCGTGGCGGACGCACGCGGCGTGAAGCTCGCAAGCCGCCGCGGACGCGTGCAGACCTGCGCCGAATCTTCGCCTGTAACGGCGAGCCTGCCGAGCCGCGCGGCACCGAGCGCTGCGCCGACCTCGCCCTCCTCGACGCGGTGGACGGGAATGGCGAGAACGTCGGCGCAGATCTGGGCCCACAGTGCCGAGCGCGAGCCGCCGCCGACGAGATCGACCTCCGTGATCGCTGAACTCGCGCTGCCGAGCGCCACGAGATTGTCGCGCGCGGCGAAGGCCACGCCCTCGAGGACGGCCTGGACGATTTGATCGCGTCCTGTCGCACCGCGCAGGCCGACGAAGGCGCCGCTGGCGGCGGCGTCGTTGTGCGGCGTGCGCTCGCCATCGAGATAGGGAAGGAACTGGACCGGGCTCGGTCCGCGGACGGTCTCGCCGAGCGGCGCCAGCAGCGCGGCGGCAGGCGTCGCCATGAGGCCCGAAAGCCAGGCGAGCGAGGCGGCCGCCGCCAGCATCACGCCCATCTGGTGCCAGAGACCCGGAAGCGCATGACAGAAGGCGTGCACAGCCGCCGCTGGCGCCGGTACAAAACTATCAGTGACACGAAACACGACGCCTGAAGTTCCCAGCGACAGGAACGCATCGCCGGGCGTGATGGCGCCGAGCCCGATCGCGCTCGCGGCGCAATCTCCCGCACCGCCGGCAACCACGACATCTTTCGCCATGCCCCAGCGCTTCGAAAATTCGGGGGCAAGTGCTGCGCTGATCTCGCTGCCTTCGACCAGGCGCGGCATGTGGTGAAGATCGAGCCCGGTGGCATGTAGCAGCAACGCAGACCAGCGGCGCTGATCGACATCGAGCCAGAGCGTGCCGGCGGCGTCCGACATGTCCTCGACCATCTCGCCGGTCAGGCGGTAGCGCACGTAGGCCTTTGGCAGCAGCACTTTTGCCACCCGATCGAAAATCTCGGGCTCGTGGCGGGCCACCCAGAGCAGCTTTGGCGCGGTGAAGCCTGGCATCGCGAGATTGCCGGCGATGGCGTGGAGCGAGGGACAGCGCTCCTCGAGCCTCTCGCATTCGGCATGGGACCGGCCATCATTCCACAGGATGGCCGGACGCAGCGGACGACCGTCGTTGCCGAGCAAGGTAGCGCCGTGCATCTGGCCGGAGAGACCGATGCCATGCACCTGCGCGACGTCGCGCGGATGAGCGGACGCGAGGTCATCGACGGCGCCGATCGCCGCATCAACCCAGGCGTCCGGATCCTGCTCGGACCACAGCGGTGCGGGATGCGAGAGCGCAAGCTCGCGCGCCGCTGTCGCGACGATCGCGCCAGCCTCGTTCACGAGCACCGCCTTCACACCGGACGTGCCGATGTCCATCCCGAGATACACGTCGTCGTCCTCCCCTTCCGGCCCAGTTGGCGATCTTCGTCGCCTTTCCCATATCGGGCCGTCCTGCAATCAGCTCTGCGGGCTACGGCAGATTGTCCCGCATCACGATGTCGATCCGGATCTTCTCCTGTTCACTCAGGATCGGCTCGCCGCGGGCGAGCGCGAGCAGCACGCGCACGGCGGCGCGGGCCTCATGTCCCGGGTTCTGCGAGATCGCCGCGTCCATCACGCCCTGCAACAAGAGCTTGCGCGTCAGCACGGTGACGTCGTGCCCGACAAACACCACCTGCTGCTCGCGACCGGAACCGACGAGGGCCTTGGCGACGCCTTGCGTACCGGCGCCGACATTGTAGAGGCCGACGATGTCAGGATGCTTGCCGAGCAGCTGCGACATGAGCTGCTCCGAGCGCTCGTCCTCGTCGCGTCCTTCGAGCACGGGCAGCACGTTAAGCGCAGGAAACTCCGACGCCATCACCTGATTGAAGCCGAAGATGCGCTCGGCATGGTCGCGCAGGCCTTGCGAGCCGGCGACGATCGCGACCTTGCCGGATCGCGGGCCAACGAGGCGGCCGACCAGCGCGCCGGCGGTGCGCCCGGCGGCGATATTGTCGATGCCGACATAATGATGGCGGCGCGACGACGGCACATCAGAGACCAGCGTCACCACCTTGGCGCCGCCATCGACGAGATCGTTGATGGCGGCCCGCACGCTCGGATGATCGAGCGCGACGACCGCGACGCCGTCATACTCGCCGGCAAGCGCCTCCAGCGAGCTCGCGAGAACAGAGACGTCGAACACGTCGGTCGCGACCATCTCCACCGCGACGCGGCGGGCCGACAACCAGCCCGACATCTCGCCGAGATAAGACTGGATCTGCTGCATGAACAGGTTCGGCCCCGACGGCATCACGAAGGCGAAGCGCCGGGTACGGCCACGGGCGAGCTCGGCGCCGGCCACAAGCGGCTGGAAGGAGTTGCGCGCGATCGTCTCCTTGACGCGGCGGACCGTGTCCGGCCGCACGCCGGGGCGGTTGTGCAGGACGCGATCGACCGTCGCAAGGCTGACGCCAGCCTGGCGGGCGATGTCCCTGAGCGTGAGAGGGCTGTTGGCGTCCGGCTCCTTCATGGGCTGAAGGCTAGCAGAGGTTATTTGAGGTACGCAACTCATTTTGAGGAACACGACGGCGCGCCGAGCATTAGAGCTTCACTTCCAATCGCGCCCAAACAGCCGGGCGGGAATAGAGCCGCCAATATAACGAACTCAGCAGCTTAAGTGCTGGCTGGGGCGGGAGGGATCGAACCTCCATGCAGTGGGGCTGCATCCCAGAAGGCTGAACTGCGCCATCGTCAACGTTTCGTCGACTGTTCCTCGAAAACTTTGACGGATACGCTCGCCACTTGGCGCAGTGCTTCGCGATCGGCGCCCGACGATGCCATCACGCCCATGCCGGCGGATACCGCCGAGAGATAGCGCGCCAGCGCGGCAGCGTCGGCGGTCCGTTTCAGATCGCCCTCCTTCTTCGCTCTGGCGAAGCGTTCGCGGAGCTGATCTTCGGTCAATGCACGGCGCGCTGCGAGCTCGAAGGGAACGTTCTCCGAACCGGTACCGCAGGCAAGGCCGCCTTGCACGAGCAGGCAACCGGGCGGATTGTCGGGATCGGTTTGGATGTCCGCGGTCTCCATGAGCATCCGCTCCGCGACGTCGCGGGCGGTCGGCGCGCTCAAGACCCCCTCCATCCAGGCCGCACGTTTGGCGGTGTACCGGTCGAGGGCAGCCTTCAGGAGACCTTCCTTGTTTCCAAATGCCGCATAGAGACTGGGCGGGTTAATGCCCATCACCTCGGTCAACTGCGCAATGGTTGCGCCCTCATAGCCATGTCTCCAGAAGACTTCCATCGCCTGATCCAACGCGGCATCGGCGTCGAATTCTCTCGGGCGTCCCATGGCCATTCGCGTTACTCCCTTGAGGCGGACGCCGTTGTGCGTTTGGCGTTTCAAGCCTCTAACCTTCTGATTTATTGTGGTTCTTTTATTTGATTTCCAGTCTTGCGGCTTGCGACATAATATTTTCGTAGTGGATGGTACATAAGTATCTTGCAGACTGCCGTCCAGCTCCACATCTGTAGCGAACACTACATTTATGGAGCGCGCAAATGCCCCCATCTGCCAATACCTCCCGTTCCGGCCGATTCCGACGCGTTGTCGGCGGCGTTGCCGTGATCGGCGTCCTCGCGGCGGCCGGTTCGATCGCGAGCGGCCGCTATTTTCATGCGGCCCAGGCGACCACAGGCACCGCACCCGAGCAGGCCATCTCCGTCACGATCGCGGTGATCGAGCCGCGTCGGACCGCGCTGTGGGATGACTTCTCTGGACGTCTCGAAGCCGTCAACCGCGTCGAGCTTCGCCCACGCGTCGCTGGCGCGATCCTGTCGGCCAACTTTGCCGAGGGCGCGTTGGTGAAAGCTGGCGATGTCCTGTTCAAGATTGATCCCGCGCCCTACGCCGCCGAAGTGGATAAGGCGAGCGCGCAGCTCGAGGCAGCAAGAGCGCGTGCGATCTTCACTGCGGGCGAAGTCGAGCGTGGCGCACAGCTCGTCGGCAACGCCGTCGTCACGCGGCGAGATTTCGATCAGCGCGAGAACGCCAATCGCGAAGCGATCGCCAATGTGAAGGCGGCCGAGGCGACGCTGCAGACTGCAAAGCTCAATCTGGACTACACCGAGGTCCGCGCACCCGTCGATGGCCGCGTCGGCAAGGTCGAGGTGACCGTCGGAAATCTCGTGGCCGCAGGGACTGCCTCCCCGGTCCTGACCTCTCTGGTCTCTGTCAACCCGATCTATGTAAGTTTCGATGCGGACGAAGAGATCGTGCTGCGGGCGCTGAATTCCATTGCAGATAGTTCGGGCAAGCGCGGCAATCTTGATCAAATACCCGTCGAGATGACCACCTCTGGCGGCACATCGGCCAAAGGTCATATCCAGTTGATCGACAACCAGGTCAATGGCCAGAGCGGCACGATACGCGTCCGCGCGGTATTCCAGAACGAGGATGGACGCCTCATCCCCGGCCAGTTCGCGCGGGTGCGGATGGGCCAGCCTCAGCAACAGACACTGGTGATGATCGACGAGCGAGCCATCGGCACCGATCAGGATAAGAAGTTCGTTATGGTGGTCAGCGACGACAACCGCGCGGTCTATCGCGGAATAACGCTCGGCGGCGCCGTCGACGGGCTCCGCATCGTGACGGGTGGCCTAAAATCCGGTGACCGCATCGTCGTGAACGGCCTACAGCGGGTACGCCCGGGCGCGCTCCTGAAGACCGAAATTGCGGAGATGGGCTCGCGCGGACCGCAGCAAGCATCGAACGCCGGCAGCCGGCAAATCGTGCAGCGCTAACGACCGTCAGCGCTTGGGGCATAGCAATGAATCTCTCAAAGTTCTTCATCGATCGGCCGATTTTTGCCGGTGTGCTTTCGATCGTGATCTTCCTGGCCGGCCTGATCTCGCTCTTTGCCATGCCGATCTCGGAGTATCCGGACGTCGTGCCGCCCTCCGTAGTGGTACGGGCGACCTACCCCGGCGCCAATCCGAAGGTGATCGCGGAGACAGTGGCAACGCCGATCGAGGAGCAGATCAACGGCGTCGAGAACATGCTCTATATGAGCAGCCAGGCAACCACCGACGGGGCGATGACGCTGACAGTGACGTTCCGCCTCGGCACCGATCCCGACAAGGCGACGCAGCTTGTGCAGAACCGCGTGCAGCAGGCCGAGCCGCGCCTGCCGGCGGTAGTTCGCCAGCTCGGCATTATCACCAAGAAGAGTTCGCCCGACCTCACCATGGTCGTGCACCTGCTGTCGCCAAACAACCGCTATGACATGACGTATCTCCGCAACTACGCGGTGCTGAACGTCAAGGACCGCCTTGCGCGGATCGACGGCGTTGGTGATGTCCAGCTCTACGGTGCCGGCGACTACTCGATGCGCGTCTGGGTCGACCCGCAGAAGGCCGCCGAGCACGGCCTGACCGCAAGCGACATCGTGAGGGCGATCCAGGCGCAGAACGTCGAGGCGGCCGCCGGCGTGGTCGGCTCCTCGCCGAGCGTCAAGGGCATCGACCTTCAGATGTCGGTCAACGCCGAAGGTCGGCTCGCGAGTGAGGAACAGTTCGGCGACATCGTGGTCAAGACCGGTTCGCGCGGCGAGGTGGTGCGGCTGCGCGACGTCGCGCGCATCGAATTAGGTGCGTCCGCGTACGGCCTGCGCTCGCTGCTCGACAACAAACAGGCGGTGGCGATCCCGATCTTCCAGGCGCCGGGCTCCAACGCGCTCGAGATATCCGACCACGTCCGCGCCACCATGGCCGAGATCAGGAAGAACATGCCCGAGGGCGTATCCTACCAGATCGTCTACGACCCCACACAGTTCGTGCGCTCGTCGATCGAGGCGGTGATCCACACGTTGCTGGAAGCGATCGCGCTGGTGGTGCTGGTGGTCATCCTGTTCCTCCAAACCTGGCGGGCTTCCATCATTCCGCTCCTGGCCGTGCCGGTGTCGATCGTCGGCACATTCGCCGTGATGCACGTGTTCGGCTTCTCCATCAATGCGCTCAGCCTGTTCGGCCTGGTGCTCGCGATCGGCATCGTCGTCGACGACGCTATCGTCGTGGTCGAGAACGTCGAGCGCAACATCGAGGCCGGACTGTCGCCGCGAGACGCCACCTACCAGGCAATGCGGGAAGTTTCCGGCCCCATCATCGCGATCGCACTGGTCTTGATTGCGGTATTCGTTCCCCTCGCCTTCATCTCCGGCCTCACCGGGCAATTCTACAAGCAGTTCGCGCTAACGATCGCGATCTCGACCGTGATCTCCGCAGTCAACTCCCTCACGCTGTCACCGGCATTGTCGGCGTTGCTGCTCAAGGGCCACAATGAACCCAAGGACAGGCTGACCCTCATTCTGGAAAAAGGTTTCGGCTGGTTCTTCCGCGGCTTCAACCGAGCCTTCGCGCGCTCCTCGGAGAATTATAGCGGCAGCGTCTCCAAAGTGATCTCCGGCAAGGCGGCGGTAATGGGTCTCTATGTGCTCCTGGTCGGACTGACCGCCCTGCTGTTCCAGCAGGTGCCGAGCGGCTTCGTCCCCGGCCAGGACAAGCAGTACCTCGTCGGCTTCGCACGCCTGCCCGACGGCGCCACGCTCGACCGCACCGAAGAGGTCATCCGCAAGATGAGCGAAATTGCGCTGACGCAACCCGGCGTCGAGAGTTCGGTGGCGTTTCCCGGCCTGTCGATCTCCGGTTTCACCAATTCCTCGAGCGCCGGCATCGTGTTCTCTACGTTGAAGCCGTTCGACGATCGCAAGGATCCGGTGCTGAGCGGCTCTGCGATCGCGGCCGAGCTGAACAAGAAATATGCCGGGATTCAGGAAGCCTTCATCGCCATGTTTCCGCCGCCGCCCGTCAACGGACTAGGAACCATCGGCGGCTTCAAGCTCCAGATCGAGGATCGCGCCGGCCTTGGCTACGACGCGTTGAACGAGGCGACCAAGGCGTTCATGGCCGCGATGCAGAAGGCACCGGAAATCGCCGGCGTCTTCTCGAGCTTCCAGGTCAACGTGCCACAACTGTTCGCGGACATCGATCGCACCAAGGCCCTCCAGCTTGGCGTTCCGGTAACGGAGGTATTCAACACGCTGCAAATCTATCTGGGCTCATACTACGTCAACGACTTCAACAAGTTCGGGCGCACCTATTCGGTCTATGTCCAGGCTGACGCGCCGTTCCGTGCGCGGGCCGACGATATCAGGCAGTTGAAGGTGCGCTCTGCGTCCGGCGACATGATCCCGCTCTCGGCGCTCTTGAAGATTCGCCAGAGCGCCGGGCCCGAACGCGCGATCCGTTACAACGGTTTCTTGTCCTCCGACATCAACGCCGCGGCAGCGCCCGGCTACTCCTCCGGCCAGGCCCAGGAAGCGGCCACGCGCATCGCCGCCGAAGTGCTACCGCCTGGCTTCGCCTTTGAATGGACCGACCTGACCTATCAGGAGTTCATCGCCGGCAACTCCGGCATCTGGGTTTTTCCACTCGCGATCCTCCTCGTGTTCCTGGTGCTGGCTGCGCTCTATGAGAGCCTGACCCTGCCTCTGTCGATCATCATGATCGTGCCAATGGGGTTGCTTGCCGCGATGTTCGGCGTCTGGATCTCGAAGGGCGACAATAACGTCTTCACCCAGATCGGGTTGATCGTGCTGGTGGGATTATCTGCCAAGAACGCGATCCTTATCGTCGAATTCGCGCGCGAACTGGAGTTCGCAGGTCGTTCGCCGATTCGTGCCGCGATCGAGGCGAGCCGCCTGCGGCTGCGCCCGATCCTGATGACTTCGATGGCATTCATCATGGGGGTCTTGCCCCTGGTGCTCTCGACCGGTGCCGGTTCGGAGATGCGCCGAGCCATGGGTGTCGCTGTCTTCTCTGGCATGATCGGCGTCACGGTGTTTGGCCTGTTCCTGACACCCGTGTTCTACGTTCTATTGCGCACCGTCACGGGACTGAAGCCACTGACCAACCATTCCGCCAGTGTAGCGACCGGTCGCGCGCCGGAGCCGGGGCGCTAATGCTCGGCACGCTGATCGAACGACGTACAGTGGTTGGCCGCGGCCAAACCTCGAGCAGACCCGCCGTGTGTGCTCGCAGTAGACTTGCGACTGCGGCGAACTGCTTGCATCGACATTTCGGGGGCGCCAGCGGGCTGCAACCGTGACCGTCTGAATGCGGCAGACGACTTAGCCAGACTTGCCGAGAGCCTTCAGGATAAAGCGAATCTGGTCGCGCAAGTCTGCCTCCATATCTTCGCCTTGTTGAACGCAGTGCTCGATCAGAATCGGATGGAAGAATGGCATGAATGCGGACTTGACCGCTCGCGCGGCTTCCGCGGCATCTTCGACTTCGAACTCGTCCGCTTCGATGCCCTCGCGTATGATCGCCTCGAAGATCGTCACCATCCGCTCGACGTGCGCCTTGATGATCGCCCAGTTCTCCTGCATGGCGGCGACAATCAGGTCGTGCATGTGCTTTTCCTCGACCAGCCTCACCTTCTTGTGGTGGTAAACGGCGGTCAGCAACTGGTCGAGTTTCTCCATGGCCGGCGCGTTCGTGCGTGCGATCACAAACGCGATGTCAGCAACCTCGTTCAAAACCCGCCCGCAGATGGACTCGTTGATCGCATCCCTGGAGGGAAAGAAACGGTAGACATTCGCCGGGCTCATCCCGAGTTCGGAGGCGATGTCGGCCACCCGCGTCTTATGGTAACCGATGCGGCGAAAGTGCTCCTCCGCCACCTCGAGG is from Bradyrhizobium sp. AZCC 2176 and encodes:
- a CDS encoding efflux RND transporter permease subunit; this encodes MNLSKFFIDRPIFAGVLSIVIFLAGLISLFAMPISEYPDVVPPSVVVRATYPGANPKVIAETVATPIEEQINGVENMLYMSSQATTDGAMTLTVTFRLGTDPDKATQLVQNRVQQAEPRLPAVVRQLGIITKKSSPDLTMVVHLLSPNNRYDMTYLRNYAVLNVKDRLARIDGVGDVQLYGAGDYSMRVWVDPQKAAEHGLTASDIVRAIQAQNVEAAAGVVGSSPSVKGIDLQMSVNAEGRLASEEQFGDIVVKTGSRGEVVRLRDVARIELGASAYGLRSLLDNKQAVAIPIFQAPGSNALEISDHVRATMAEIRKNMPEGVSYQIVYDPTQFVRSSIEAVIHTLLEAIALVVLVVILFLQTWRASIIPLLAVPVSIVGTFAVMHVFGFSINALSLFGLVLAIGIVVDDAIVVVENVERNIEAGLSPRDATYQAMREVSGPIIAIALVLIAVFVPLAFISGLTGQFYKQFALTIAISTVISAVNSLTLSPALSALLLKGHNEPKDRLTLILEKGFGWFFRGFNRAFARSSENYSGSVSKVISGKAAVMGLYVLLVGLTALLFQQVPSGFVPGQDKQYLVGFARLPDGATLDRTEEVIRKMSEIALTQPGVESSVAFPGLSISGFTNSSSAGIVFSTLKPFDDRKDPVLSGSAIAAELNKKYAGIQEAFIAMFPPPPVNGLGTIGGFKLQIEDRAGLGYDALNEATKAFMAAMQKAPEIAGVFSSFQVNVPQLFADIDRTKALQLGVPVTEVFNTLQIYLGSYYVNDFNKFGRTYSVYVQADAPFRARADDIRQLKVRSASGDMIPLSALLKIRQSAGPERAIRYNGFLSSDINAAAAPGYSSGQAQEAATRIAAEVLPPGFAFEWTDLTYQEFIAGNSGIWVFPLAILLVFLVLAALYESLTLPLSIIMIVPMGLLAAMFGVWISKGDNNVFTQIGLIVLVGLSAKNAILIVEFARELEFAGRSPIRAAIEASRLRLRPILMTSMAFIMGVLPLVLSTGAGSEMRRAMGVAVFSGMIGVTVFGLFLTPVFYVLLRTVTGLKPLTNHSASVATGRAPEPGR
- a CDS encoding TetR/AcrR family transcriptional regulator; this encodes MNRPVRSGTDPDETRARILEVAEEHFRRIGYHKTRVADIASELGMSPANVYRFFPSRDAINESICGRVLNEVADIAFVIARTNAPAMEKLDQLLTAVYHHKKVRLVEEKHMHDLIVAAMQENWAIIKAHVERMVTIFEAIIREGIEADEFEVEDAAEAARAVKSAFMPFFHPILIEHCVQQGEDMEADLRDQIRFILKALGKSG